Proteins co-encoded in one Deinococcus carri genomic window:
- the dnaN gene encoding DNA polymerase III subunit beta yields the protein MRAHVTKKTLSEGLGLLERVIPSRSSNPLLTALKVEASDAGLTLSGTNLEIDLSCFVPAEVQEPASFVVPAHLFAQIVRNLGGELVELEITAQELSVRAGGSDFKLQTGDLEAYPPLSFPAHADVSLDAAELARAFSSVRYAASNEAFQAVFRGIKLEHRPEAARVVASDGYRVAIRDFPASGDGRNLIVPARSADELIRVLRDGEARFTYGEGLLSVTTDRVRMNLKLLDGEFPDYERVIPRDIKLQVTLPATALKEAVNRVAVLADKNANNRVEFLVSEGKLRLAAEGDYGRAQDTLDVVQGGSEPAMSLAFNARHVLDALGPIEGDAELLFSGSTSPAIFRASGGGGYMAVMVTLRV from the coding sequence ATGAGAGCGCATGTCACCAAGAAAACCCTGAGCGAAGGTCTGGGCCTTCTGGAACGTGTCATTCCCAGCCGCAGCAGCAACCCCCTGCTCACCGCCCTGAAGGTGGAGGCCAGTGATGCGGGCCTGACCCTCAGCGGGACCAACCTCGAAATCGACCTGTCGTGCTTCGTGCCGGCGGAAGTGCAGGAGCCAGCCAGCTTCGTGGTGCCCGCCCACCTGTTCGCGCAGATTGTGCGGAATCTGGGCGGGGAACTGGTGGAACTGGAAATCACCGCCCAAGAACTCTCGGTGCGGGCGGGCGGCAGCGATTTCAAGCTCCAGACGGGGGACCTGGAAGCGTACCCGCCGCTCTCCTTCCCCGCCCATGCCGACGTCAGCCTCGACGCGGCAGAGCTGGCCCGCGCCTTCAGCAGCGTGCGCTACGCGGCGAGCAACGAGGCGTTTCAGGCGGTCTTCCGAGGCATCAAGCTCGAGCACCGGCCCGAAGCGGCGCGCGTGGTCGCCTCGGACGGCTACCGGGTCGCCATCCGGGACTTTCCGGCCAGCGGCGACGGCCGGAATCTGATCGTTCCCGCCCGCAGCGCCGACGAGCTGATCCGCGTGCTGCGCGACGGCGAGGCCCGCTTCACCTACGGCGAGGGGCTGCTGAGCGTGACCACCGACCGCGTCCGTATGAACCTCAAGCTGCTCGACGGCGAGTTTCCCGACTACGAGCGCGTGATTCCGCGCGACATCAAGCTCCAGGTCACGCTGCCAGCCACCGCGCTCAAGGAGGCTGTAAACCGCGTGGCCGTGCTGGCCGACAAGAACGCCAACAACCGCGTCGAGTTCCTGGTGTCGGAAGGCAAGCTGCGCCTGGCAGCCGAGGGCGACTACGGGCGCGCGCAGGACACGCTGGACGTGGTGCAGGGCGGCTCCGAGCCGGCGATGAGCCTCGCCTTCAACGCCCGGCACGTCCTCGATGCCCTGGGGCCGATCGAGGGGGACGCCGAGCTGCTGTTCTCCGGCTCCACCAGCCCCGCCATCTTCCGCGCGAGCGGGGGGGGCGGCTACATGGCGGTCATGGTCACGCTGCGCGTTTAA
- a CDS encoding mechanosensitive ion channel family protein → MNPGLSLVWERTVNIARSLVAALPNVLLALFIFGLFWLLSRGLVALLGRVLRRAGQPPSVGRALGQVLNIVVLTVGVLVAATIIFPTLNAATLFSTLGFGSVAIGFAFKDIFQNLLAGLLILLTRPFQIGDQIISGTTEGTVEDIQVRATVVRTYDNRKVVIPNSDLYTGRVIVNTAFDQRSVSVPLTLPYGTDLEKARGLLVEAARGVEGLAQNPPPSVAVTDLTSGGVAVSLRYWVDPPHRRDVTASTDQVLTAVQARLSEAGVNLSPPQGVAVTLDPAGPLRVQVEGPEGAGPEGPERE, encoded by the coding sequence ATGAACCCCGGCCTGAGCCTGGTGTGGGAGCGGACGGTCAACATCGCGCGCAGTCTCGTCGCGGCGCTGCCGAACGTGCTGCTGGCACTCTTCATCTTCGGGCTGTTCTGGCTGCTGTCGCGGGGACTGGTGGCCCTGCTGGGGCGGGTGCTGCGGCGCGCCGGGCAACCGCCCAGCGTGGGGCGGGCGCTGGGGCAGGTGCTGAACATCGTGGTGCTGACCGTGGGCGTGCTGGTGGCCGCCACGATCATCTTTCCCACCCTGAATGCCGCCACGCTCTTCAGCACGCTGGGGTTCGGCAGCGTCGCCATCGGCTTCGCCTTCAAGGACATCTTCCAGAACCTGCTGGCGGGCCTCCTGATCCTGCTCACGCGGCCCTTTCAGATTGGGGACCAGATCATCAGCGGCACGACCGAGGGCACCGTGGAGGATATCCAGGTCCGGGCCACCGTCGTCCGCACCTACGACAACCGCAAGGTGGTGATTCCCAACAGCGACCTCTACACGGGGCGCGTGATCGTGAACACCGCCTTCGACCAGCGGAGCGTGAGTGTGCCCCTGACGCTGCCCTACGGCACCGACCTGGAAAAGGCAAGGGGACTGCTGGTCGAGGCGGCGCGGGGCGTGGAAGGCCTGGCCCAGAACCCGCCCCCCAGCGTGGCCGTGACGGACCTCACCTCCGGTGGCGTGGCGGTGAGCCTGCGCTACTGGGTGGACCCGCCCCACCGCCGCGACGTGACCGCCTCGACCGACCAGGTGCTGACCGCGGTCCAGGCCCGGCTGAGCGAGGCGGGCGTGAACCTCAGCCCCCCGCAGGGCGTGGCCGTGACCCTGGACCCCGCGGGGCCGCTGCGCGTGCAGGTGGAGGGGCCGGAAGGTGCGGGGCCGGAGGGGCCGGAGCGCGAGTGA
- the eno gene encoding phosphopyruvate hydratase, with amino-acid sequence MNIEKVTAREVLDSRGNPTVEAEVFLDSGFSGRAIVPSGASTGTHEALELRDGDGRYGGKGVLKAVQNVNEALGPAVVGLDASDQGAVDAAMLELDGTPNKGRLGGNAILAVSLATARAAANELDVPLYRYLGGSNAKTLPVPMMNVINGGAHADNNVDFQEFMVMPVGAPTFREALRYGAETFHALKKVLSGRGYNTNVGDEGGFAPDLKSNEEALEVLLEAIQKAGYEPGKDIAIALDPAVTELYKGGQYHLESEGRTLSTAEMIDFWADWTSRYPIVSIEDGLAEDDWDGWQQLTQRLGDRVQLVGDDLFVTNPERLARGIETGVGNAILVKVNQIGTLTESMDAIELAKRSRYGTVISHRSGESEDAFIADLAVATNAGQIKTGSASRSDRIAKYNQLLRIEDQLGEQAVYLGRRALR; translated from the coding sequence ATGAACATCGAAAAAGTCACCGCTCGTGAAGTGCTGGACTCGCGTGGGAATCCGACCGTCGAGGCGGAAGTCTTCCTCGACAGCGGGTTCTCGGGCCGCGCCATCGTGCCCAGCGGGGCCAGCACCGGCACCCATGAGGCGCTCGAACTGCGCGACGGGGACGGACGGTACGGCGGCAAGGGCGTCCTGAAGGCCGTCCAGAACGTGAACGAGGCCCTCGGCCCCGCCGTGGTGGGCCTGGACGCCTCCGACCAGGGCGCAGTGGACGCGGCGATGCTCGAACTCGACGGCACGCCCAACAAGGGCCGCCTGGGCGGGAACGCGATCCTGGCGGTCAGCCTCGCCACCGCCCGCGCCGCCGCGAACGAGCTGGACGTGCCCCTCTACCGCTACCTGGGCGGCAGCAACGCCAAGACGCTGCCCGTGCCGATGATGAACGTGATCAACGGCGGCGCGCACGCCGACAACAACGTGGACTTCCAGGAGTTCATGGTGATGCCGGTGGGTGCCCCCACCTTCCGCGAGGCGCTGCGCTACGGCGCGGAAACCTTCCACGCGCTGAAAAAGGTCCTCTCGGGCCGCGGCTACAACACCAACGTGGGCGACGAGGGCGGCTTTGCCCCCGACCTTAAGAGCAATGAGGAGGCGCTGGAAGTCCTGCTGGAGGCCATCCAGAAGGCCGGGTACGAGCCGGGCAAGGACATCGCCATCGCCCTCGATCCCGCCGTGACCGAGCTGTACAAGGGCGGCCAGTACCACCTGGAAAGCGAGGGCCGCACCCTCTCCACCGCCGAGATGATCGACTTCTGGGCCGACTGGACCTCCCGTTATCCCATCGTGAGCATCGAGGACGGCCTGGCGGAAGACGACTGGGATGGCTGGCAGCAGCTCACCCAGCGCCTGGGGGACCGCGTGCAACTCGTCGGTGACGACCTGTTCGTGACCAACCCCGAGCGCCTCGCCCGCGGCATCGAGACGGGCGTGGGCAACGCGATCCTGGTCAAGGTGAACCAGATCGGCACCCTGACCGAGTCGATGGATGCCATCGAACTCGCCAAGCGCAGCCGCTACGGCACCGTCATCAGCCACCGCTCGGGCGAATCCGAGGACGCCTTCATCGCCGACCTTGCCGTCGCCACCAACGCCGGGCAGATCAAGACCGGCAGCGCCAGCCGCTCCGACCGCATCGCCAAGTACAACCAGCTCCTGCGCATCGAGGACCAGCTCGGCGAGCAGGCGGTGTACCTGGGCCGCCGGGCGCTGAGGTAA
- the dnaA gene encoding chromosomal replication initiator protein DnaA, producing the protein MKGEVRLITQEIWADVLGYVRKNISEVEYHTWFAPVKNLGVQDGALVLGVRNSFAQEWFRKHYLELLEDALRELGAQNPQVSFQVLPAAQDALLLPSDPPPAASPPGRPTGRPPLGQPISPVPGENRKSLNPKYTFENFVVGPNNNLAHAAALAVAESPGRAYNPLFIYGDVGLGKTHLMHAVGHYIMERFPDKRIEYVSTESFTNELINAIRDDKTTQFRNRYRSVDLLLVDDIQFLAGKERTQEEFFHTFNALYENHKQIILSSDRPPKDIQTLEGRLRSRFEWGLITDIQSPEFETRVAILKMNAEHNRIDIPQEVLELIARQVTSNIRELEGALMRVVAFASLNSVPFSRAVAAKALSNVFAPQEVKLEMGEVLRATAGHFGLPPEVIRGAGRARDVVVPRQVAMYLIRELTEHSLPEIGQFFGRDHSTVMHAVSKVTEQMGKEPELTASVDALRRQLQDVEDEEKHA; encoded by the coding sequence ATGAAGGGGGAGGTGCGCCTTATCACGCAGGAAATCTGGGCGGACGTGCTGGGGTACGTCCGCAAAAACATCTCGGAAGTCGAGTATCACACCTGGTTCGCGCCGGTGAAGAATCTGGGCGTGCAGGACGGGGCGCTGGTGCTCGGCGTGCGGAACTCCTTCGCGCAGGAGTGGTTCCGCAAACATTATCTGGAGCTGCTGGAAGACGCCCTGCGCGAGCTGGGGGCGCAGAACCCGCAGGTGAGCTTTCAGGTGCTGCCCGCCGCGCAGGATGCCCTGCTGCTGCCCAGCGACCCGCCGCCGGCGGCCTCACCCCCCGGCAGGCCCACCGGCCGGCCTCCGCTGGGGCAGCCCATCTCCCCGGTGCCCGGCGAGAACCGCAAGTCCCTGAATCCCAAGTACACCTTCGAGAACTTCGTGGTGGGGCCGAACAACAACCTCGCGCACGCGGCGGCGCTCGCGGTGGCCGAGTCGCCGGGCCGGGCGTACAATCCGCTGTTCATCTACGGGGACGTGGGCCTGGGCAAGACGCACCTGATGCACGCGGTGGGGCACTACATCATGGAGCGCTTCCCCGACAAGCGCATCGAGTACGTCTCTACCGAGTCCTTTACCAACGAGCTGATCAACGCCATCCGCGACGACAAGACCACCCAGTTCCGCAACCGCTACCGCTCGGTCGACCTGCTGCTGGTCGACGATATCCAGTTCCTGGCGGGCAAGGAGCGCACGCAGGAGGAGTTCTTCCACACCTTCAACGCGCTCTACGAGAACCACAAACAGATCATCCTGAGTTCGGACCGGCCCCCCAAGGACATCCAGACACTCGAAGGCCGCCTGCGCAGCCGCTTCGAATGGGGACTCATCACCGATATCCAGTCGCCCGAGTTCGAGACGCGGGTGGCGATCCTCAAGATGAACGCCGAACACAACCGCATCGACATCCCGCAGGAGGTGCTGGAGCTGATCGCGCGGCAGGTCACCAGCAACATCCGCGAGCTGGAGGGGGCGCTGATGCGGGTGGTGGCCTTTGCCAGCCTGAACAGTGTGCCCTTTTCGCGCGCGGTGGCCGCCAAGGCCCTCAGCAACGTGTTCGCGCCGCAGGAAGTCAAGCTGGAGATGGGCGAGGTGCTGCGCGCAACTGCCGGCCATTTCGGCCTGCCGCCAGAAGTGATTCGCGGGGCCGGCCGCGCCCGCGACGTGGTGGTGCCCCGTCAGGTCGCCATGTACCTGATCCGCGAGCTGACGGAACACTCGCTCCCGGAAATCGGCCAGTTCTTCGGCCGCGACCACTCGACCGTGATGCATGCCGTGTCAAAGGTGACCGAGCAGATGGGCAAGGAGCCGGAACTGACGGCCTCGGTTGATGCCCTGCGACGACAACTTCAGGATGTGGAAGATGAGGAAAAACATGCGTAA